A stretch of DNA from Campylobacter concisus:
TACACCATCGAAATAATAATCCTTGCCATCTGCTTTGATGAGTGTCGCCCATGGAGAATTTTTGACGAGCATGCCACATACCGCACATCTTGCACCTTTTGGTACGACTATTCTCTCAGGTTTTTTTATTTCTTGTTTAGCTTTTGAAGATTGATTGCTAGTACCTAAATTTGCTGGAGCGTCCCATAGATACAAAGCGGCAGCTTGTAGGTGTTTATCATACTCTGGGGCTTTGCTAGCCTCTTTTGAGTCACATACTTGTTTAAGATGAGCTTTTAGCTCAGAGATAGCTTTAAAGCCTTTTGGATCTGTTTTTTCGCAGTTTGCTTCATAAAATTCTTTACCATGCGCATAAACGCCGTCCTCACGTTTAGCTTTTATCATTTTATTATCACCCTCGAAATCCTGTCCAGCTATCTCGTAAGCTTTAGCAAAATTCATTATCTCGCCGCCATTTTCTGCTTGAAATTCTTTTGCGTCAGCCTCGGTTGAGAAGGCATATTTGCTATTTCTAGTCATTGTGCCCTTGACACTACTACCAACGACATAAAAGGCTTTATTTACATCGATCAAATTTAGATTTTTAGTATCAACAACTTGTGCGTCGCTTGGGATCTTGCCTTTTGTTAGCTCGTATAAGCAGTGAAGTGATGCTACTTGCTTACCGTTATATACATGATTAGTCTTATAAAATTTAACCAAATTCATTCCACAAACAGCACAATACTCCTTGCCCTCGCCGCTTCCTACTAGTGTAGCCTTGCTAGGATCCACGCTTTGAAACATCGGTTTCATTTTGACAGTTTGCTCATTTGCCGAAGCACCAAAAATCAAGGTCGCCAGTAGTGCTGAACCCAAGATAGAACGTAAAATCATATTATCTCCTTTAGTATTTTGTCTCATTTTTATATTACATAAGCTTTAAATGCCACTGGACTGGCTCTATCAAAGCATCAATGCTTTCCTAAAATTTCTAAATTCTCACACGCTTCTTTTAAGCCATTTTTGCAGCTTCTAGTAAAAATTTCACGTGCTTTTTCTAAATCTTCTTTCACACCTTTGCCCTCAGCTAGCATGATAGCGTAGTTGTTGCAGCCCTTTTCATATCCATATATACACGCTTGCTCATAAAGTTTTGTGGCTTTTGTAAGGTTTTGATCAACGCCTTGTGCATAAACATATAAAAAGCCAAGATTATCACACCCTATGCCAGCTTCGTTTGCGCAAGCCATTTCGTAAAGCTCTTTTGCTTTTTTAAGATCCTTTGTCACGCCGGTACCATTTGCATAAAGCAAGCCAAGCTCCGTGCAACCCTCGTTATCCTTACAAGCCTTTTCATAAAATTTAACTGCTTTTTCTAGGTCTTTTTCTACGCCTTTGCCCTTTTCATAGACGTAGCCAAGGTTGCTGCAAGCCATAGAGAAATTTTGATCACAAGCTTTTTCATAAAGCATTGCTGCCTTTGCTTCGTCCTTTTTGACGTTGCCATCACCTCTGCTGTAAAGCACAGCTAGATTATAGCAGCCTGATGCCTTTTTCTCTTTGTCGCAAGCATCTTCATAAATTTGTGCTAGCTTGTTGTGATCGTCTTTTGCGCTTAAAGCCTCTTTGATATAGCCAGCATTTAATAGTCCCAAACAAGCAAACAATAAAACTAAACTCTTTTTCATCATATCTCCTAAATCTCTTTTATATCCTTACCTCTATAAGCAAAGGCGATTAGCAAAGCCAAGAGCATTAAAAGCAAATAAAGCAAATTTGAAACGCTAAATCCATCGCCATTTGCGTATGAGTGAAGTCCGCTTAGATAGAAATTTACACCAAAATAGGTAAAAATAACTGAACCAAAAGAGAGCACGCTAGCTACTAAAAAGGCAAAAATATTTTTTAATCTTGGGATAAATCTTAAATGAAGCGCAATGGCATAAATAATTATCGTAATGTACGACCAGCTCTCTTTGCTGTCCCAGCCCCAGTATCTACCCCAGCTCTCATTCGCCCAGACGCCGCCAAGAAAATTTCCAATAGTTAGCAAGCTAAGTCCTATGATGAGGCTTAGCTCATTAGTTGCGGCGAGGTATCTTATCTGCTCACTAAGCTTTTGCTCATTTTTTTTATTTTTTATAGCCATTAAAAGAAGCCCAAGAAGTCCAAGTACAAAGCTAAAGCCTAAAAAGCCATAGCTTGCCGTAATGACACTTACATGCACACTAAGCCAAAATGACTTTAAAACTGGGACTAGATTTGTTATTTGTGGATTTATAAAATTTAGATGAGCGACCAGCAAGCTCACACTTGCAAAAAGTGAAGCAGCTCCAAGAGCAAAGCTTTGATGTTTAAAAAATAAAACTCCAGCTAATACGCTTGCGAGCGAGATATATACTAAGCTCTCATAAGCATCACTCCAAGGTACATGCCCTGAGATATAAGCACGAAGAGCTAAATTTAACAAATGCACCACAAAGCCAAAATAAAACGCAAGGCTAAGTGCTTTTTCAAATCTAAATTTCTTTCCAGAAAATAGCCTATAAAAGCCAAGAGCGAGCGAAACTAGCCCAAGGATCATGTAAAAATATATAAGAAATTTAAAAATTTCCATTTGGTTATAAAGCACCTCAAGCTCCACCTTTGCCTCGCTTGGCGCAAGGGAGCCTAGAGTGCTTCTTTGATAGCTTGAAATTTTCTCCAAACTCCTATCAGCCTCTTTGCACTCGCCACTTTTTACACAAAGGCTTAAATTTTCTATATAAGTGCCTAAAACGCTTTTAAACTCGCTTGAAATTTCGCTTGAGCCAAAGGCTTCATTTACGCCTAGCCACGTGAGCTTATCACCACTTTTAGCTGGGATAAATTTTAAAATTTCTCCCTTTAGTGCAAGGTATAAGACATTTAATCTCTCGTCAAATTTTATCACGTCGTTGTCAAATTTATCTCTTTTTGAGGCGGGTTTTTCATTTGCAGCTTCTACAAATTTAGCCAGCTTATACTCGCCATTTTCGTTAAAGACATCGTTAAAACTAGCAAATTTCTCATTAACTCCCAAAAGCTCGCCCACACGCTCGCTTGTGATCTTTACTATCCTTTTATCCATCCACTCTTTTGGCGAGATGGCAAAAGATAGCATTAACTCCTCGCTACTAAGCCCAAATAGCGTAGTTTTGGTTGAAATTTTACTTATCACAGCTCTTGAGTAAGAGCCAGCTGGAGCGATTCTACTATCAGCTTGAGTCAAAATTTTAGCAAATTTGCTTGCATGAGCGTCTAAATTTTTATTATTTTCATTAGCAAAATTTGGAGTAGCATTTAAAAGCAAGATAGCCAAAAATGCGATTTGCGAACCTTTTATAAAATTTAGTAGCCTAAAAAATCGGCTCTTTTTACTAAATAAATTTGCCACAAAGCCAAGGCAAAGCAAAAAATATCCTATGTAAGTTGGGATTTTGCCAGGATCACGGCTGATCTCAAAAGCACTTCCAAGCTCGTCAGGATCGTATGAAGACTGAAAAATTTTATAGCCATCAATTGTCAGTGGATTATTTAGCGAGATGTCGTACTTGCTGCCAGCGATACTTACTTTACTTGTATAGGACGATGGACTATTTAGCCCTGCATATCGCTCTAAAATAAACTCGTCAAGCTTTAATGAAAATGGTAAATTTAAAGCCTTTGAGCTAAAGTAAAATTTTACCTCTTGTCCACCAAAACTTAGCACACTAGGCTCCAGCTCATATCCAGCTCCGCCTTTTAGTTTAATACTCTTTTTTTCGCCGTTAAAGCTTATTTCTAAAATAAGCGTAGCTGGAGCATT
This window harbors:
- a CDS encoding nitrous oxide reductase accessory protein NosL, whose product is MILRSILGSALLATLIFGASANEQTVKMKPMFQSVDPSKATLVGSGEGKEYCAVCGMNLVKFYKTNHVYNGKQVASLHCLYELTKGKIPSDAQVVDTKNLNLIDVNKAFYVVGSSVKGTMTRNSKYAFSTEADAKEFQAENGGEIMNFAKAYEIAGQDFEGDNKMIKAKREDGVYAHGKEFYEANCEKTDPKGFKAISELKAHLKQVCDSKEASKAPEYDKHLQAAALYLWDAPANLGTSNQSSKAKQEIKKPERIVVPKGARCAVCGMLVKNSPWATLIKADGKDYYFDGVKDMAQFYFADGKMKDAYVSDYYTLEKLDAKDAFYVHGSNVYGPMGDEFIPFKDEAKAESFLKDHAGKGVIRFDEIKNFIGK
- a CDS encoding tetratricopeptide repeat protein gives rise to the protein MKKSLVLLFACLGLLNAGYIKEALSAKDDHNKLAQIYEDACDKEKKASGCYNLAVLYSRGDGNVKKDEAKAAMLYEKACDQNFSMACSNLGYVYEKGKGVEKDLEKAVKFYEKACKDNEGCTELGLLYANGTGVTKDLKKAKELYEMACANEAGIGCDNLGFLYVYAQGVDQNLTKATKLYEQACIYGYEKGCNNYAIMLAEGKGVKEDLEKAREIFTRSCKNGLKEACENLEILGKH
- the ccsA gene encoding cytochrome c biogenesis protein; its protein translation is MRILNIYRLSLILLFILAFGAGLATFLENFYDTQTARVLVYEALWYECVMAACAICLAISIVKTKMYKKFGAFLIHLAFIVIFIGAALTRYFGEEGVMHLRTLQSSNVMQSVKPYLRVEMLGENFSYPLKLSLFGKNDFEFKNFIDGKEFIINLLGYKKDEKNAPATLILEISFNGEKKSIKLKGGAGYELEPSVLSFGGQEVKFYFSSKALNLPFSLKLDEFILERYAGLNSPSSYTSKVSIAGSKYDISLNNPLTIDGYKIFQSSYDPDELGSAFEISRDPGKIPTYIGYFLLCLGFVANLFSKKSRFFRLLNFIKGSQIAFLAILLLNATPNFANENNKNLDAHASKFAKILTQADSRIAPAGSYSRAVISKISTKTTLFGLSSEELMLSFAISPKEWMDKRIVKITSERVGELLGVNEKFASFNDVFNENGEYKLAKFVEAANEKPASKRDKFDNDVIKFDERLNVLYLALKGEILKFIPAKSGDKLTWLGVNEAFGSSEISSEFKSVLGTYIENLSLCVKSGECKEADRSLEKISSYQRSTLGSLAPSEAKVELEVLYNQMEIFKFLIYFYMILGLVSLALGFYRLFSGKKFRFEKALSLAFYFGFVVHLLNLALRAYISGHVPWSDAYESLVYISLASVLAGVLFFKHQSFALGAASLFASVSLLVAHLNFINPQITNLVPVLKSFWLSVHVSVITASYGFLGFSFVLGLLGLLLMAIKNKKNEQKLSEQIRYLAATNELSLIIGLSLLTIGNFLGGVWANESWGRYWGWDSKESWSYITIIIYAIALHLRFIPRLKNIFAFLVASVLSFGSVIFTYFGVNFYLSGLHSYANGDGFSVSNLLYLLLMLLALLIAFAYRGKDIKEI